In the genome of Candidatus Rokuibacteriota bacterium, one region contains:
- a CDS encoding type II toxin-antitoxin system Phd/YefM family antitoxin, producing MTQLTITEARKGLLDLPEKLAREPERTITITRRGRPVLAVMPWEFYESIVETLDILSDPEMVLALRESIEDLKRGRLVSNEKAKKRLGV from the coding sequence ATGACACAGCTCACGATCACCGAGGCGCGCAAGGGGCTCCTCGACTTACCGGAGAAGCTCGCGCGGGAGCCAGAGCGCACGATCACTATCACGCGCCGGGGTCGCCCTGTACTCGCCGTCATGCCGTGGGAGTTCTACGAGAGCATTGTCGAGACTCTTGACATTCTCAGCGATCCCGAAATGGTCTTGGCGCTCCGGGAGAGCATTGAGGACTTGAAGCGCGGTCGTCTGGTCAGCAATGAGAAGGCCAAGAAGCGCCTCGGGGTATGA
- a CDS encoding type II toxin-antitoxin system mRNA interferase toxin, RelE/StbE family, whose translation MTDPVYTIKWTETALKQVEAIPDQRIRRLISQRADQLIRSPEQQGKPLVAELAGFRSVRAVGQRYRIVYRVERREVIVSIVAVGKRKEGDKRDIYALAKKLLRLGLLR comes from the coding sequence ATGACCGATCCCGTCTACACGATCAAGTGGACGGAGACAGCACTGAAGCAGGTAGAAGCCATACCCGATCAGCGGATCAGGCGGCTCATCAGTCAACGCGCAGACCAACTCATCCGGTCGCCTGAGCAACAAGGCAAGCCGTTGGTCGCGGAGTTGGCGGGTTTCCGCAGCGTTCGTGCCGTCGGGCAGCGTTACCGTATCGTCTACCGAGTCGAGCGTCGCGAGGTAATCGTTTCCATCGTAGCTGTCGGGAAGCGAAAGGAAGGCGACAAGCGCGATATTTACGCGCTCGCCAAGAAGCTACTGCGCCTCGGCTTGCTTCGCTGA
- a CDS encoding transposase, producing MALAQPVYRPRDAEHSVLHAVIRERLEDFLREAAARGEGAGLPRFIEREFREFLTCGVLAHGFARVRCDSCAFERLVPFSCKGRGFCPSCGGRRMTERAAHLVDHVLPRVPVRQWVLTVPYRLRYLLAWDHGLSRAVLDVYARALLGFYSRSARQSGIRRGRTGTLTVIQRFGSGLNLNVHFHTLALDGVFSEDPPGGLEFHPAPPPSDEEVARVLATIRRGVRRLLARRGLEPGDEATGSPDRLAEESLSLSGIVSASVQGRVALGPRAGARVRRLGREPDPEGVTSRGPRQAHLDGFDLHANVRVPANDRARLEGLCRYVLRPPLAQDRLRLRADGRVLVKLKTAWHDGTSHLLFEPIEFLEKLAALTPRPEVNLLIYHGVLAPHAQWRRHVVAYGREATEDPDARTAGAGSAGTGPASNGRYWAWAALMRRAFEIDVLACPRCGGRLRLIATIDDPRVIRRILAHLGLPIEAPSPDPSRPPPGPTADLFCDTAA from the coding sequence GTGGCGCTTGCCCAGCCCGTGTATCGCCCTCGCGACGCCGAGCACAGCGTGCTCCACGCGGTCATCCGCGAGCGCCTGGAGGACTTCCTGCGCGAGGCGGCGGCCCGCGGCGAAGGCGCCGGCCTCCCGCGGTTCATCGAGCGGGAGTTTCGTGAGTTCCTGACGTGCGGGGTGCTGGCCCATGGCTTCGCCCGGGTCCGGTGTGATAGTTGCGCCTTCGAGCGCCTGGTGCCGTTCTCCTGCAAGGGACGCGGTTTCTGTCCGAGCTGCGGGGGCCGGCGGATGACAGAGCGCGCCGCGCACTTGGTGGACCATGTGCTGCCTCGGGTGCCGGTGCGCCAGTGGGTGCTCACGGTGCCGTATCGGCTGCGGTACCTGCTCGCGTGGGACCACGGCTTGAGCCGCGCGGTGTTGGACGTGTACGCCCGGGCGCTGCTGGGCTTCTACAGCCGCAGCGCGCGGCAGAGCGGCATTCGGCGTGGTCGGACGGGGACGCTGACGGTAATCCAGCGATTTGGCAGTGGGCTGAATTTGAACGTCCACTTCCACACCCTGGCCCTCGACGGAGTGTTCAGTGAAGACCCGCCGGGCGGGCTCGAGTTCCACCCGGCGCCACCCCCGAGCGATGAGGAGGTGGCGCGGGTGCTCGCCACCATCCGCCGCGGGGTGCGACGGCTTCTGGCACGCCGGGGACTGGAGCCTGGCGACGAGGCGACCGGGTCACCGGACCGGCTCGCGGAGGAATCGCTCTCGCTGTCCGGGATCGTCAGCGCCTCAGTGCAAGGCCGAGTGGCGCTGGGCCCGCGCGCGGGGGCGCGGGTGCGGCGGCTGGGGCGGGAACCGGATCCCGAGGGCGTCACCTCCCGCGGGCCCCGCCAGGCGCACCTGGACGGCTTCGATCTTCACGCCAATGTGCGGGTGCCCGCCAACGATCGCGCGCGGCTGGAGGGGCTCTGCCGCTATGTGCTCCGGCCGCCGCTCGCCCAGGACCGCCTCCGGCTCCGGGCCGATGGGCGCGTGCTGGTGAAGCTCAAGACGGCCTGGCACGATGGGACCTCCCATCTGCTCTTTGAGCCCATCGAGTTCCTGGAGAAGCTGGCCGCCCTGACGCCGCGGCCCGAGGTCAATCTGCTCATTTACCACGGGGTGCTGGCCCCGCATGCACAGTGGCGCCGGCACGTCGTCGCCTATGGCAGGGAGGCGACCGAGGACCCTGATGCCCGCACTGCTGGCGCAGGCTCCGCAGGAACGGGGCCCGCGAGCAACGGACGCTACTGGGCGTGGGCGGCGCTGATGCGGCGCGCCTTCGAGATTGACGTGTTGGCGTGTCCGCGCTGTGGGGGCCGCCTGCGCCTGATTGCGACCATTGACGATCCCCGGGTCATCCGCCGGATCCTCGCCCATCTGGGGCTCCCGATTGAGGCTCCCAGTCCTGACCCGTCCCGGCCGCCTCCCGGCCCTACCGCTGACCTGTTCTGCGACACCGCAGCCTAG